Genomic window (Magnolia sinica isolate HGM2019 chromosome 10, MsV1, whole genome shotgun sequence):
ctatgatgtttatttgccacccaacctgttgataaggtcacacaaacctggatgaagggaaacaaaaatgtcagtttgatccaatacttttgtggccccaagaagtttttaacggtgagtattcaatcaccactgctttctgtgctgttgctccaattgatctttggatgtgcttcatttttttggttcatgccctaaaatgagctggaaaaacggatggccgGCATTTACAAAAAAACACagacattaaagtgggccccacagtgctcaACACATCACCTCCCCTGGCAAGCGCACCCGTTGGCTGGTTACCGTATTTCTAACGTTCCATTCCGTGATGGATGGACCTTTCGGATAAGGCTCATTtacaatggggtccaccatatcaaTGTTTCGGATCCCACATGAATTTGCCAAGTTGTCCATGTGCTGGTGCGCATCTGTGCATCTGTCTAGAGCTTGAAGATGAGTCTGtcctcgtatcattttaagggcaggagcccaaaaaatgaggtagattggaAAGTTTATATATAGCCCCTAAGTAGTttctaatggtaggcattcaattcccactatttttgGAGGTGTGTTCCACCTGCACTCTAGTTCAGCCTCATCTTTCGTCCCCTTCCCTAAAAtggtctgaaaaaaaaaaaatggatggcatggatatagcacatatatcatggcggccCCCACCTGATATGAGGTTGAGTTTTGCCCTATTTTTCAGATGAAATTCCTTCTTTAAACCAAACAGCAAGCATTTGTCGTAACTCATGGTGTGGTGTCAAACTGGATCGGGTCCGACTTGAGTCCGGGTTTCAAGGGACTCGTCCGTGAACCCTCCGTACTGATGTCGGTACTggaaaagctgtgggccccaccatgatgtatgtgttttatctccatctattttgccagctcttTTTAGGGcgtgagcttaaaaatgaggcggttaccataggaaaaaggtggattgaacgcttaccgttgaaaacctttcagtggtgacagaagttttgaatcaagctgatataaatGTTCTTTTCATCCAGTTTTACATGACTTTATgaacggttggatggcaaataaacagtgcTGGGGGCCCTAGGAACGTTACAgcagtggacgtcattatcccagtgcttcttgtagtgtggttcaattgagctttagatctacctcatttttgggctcgtaccctaaaatgagctgaaaaaatggatgaacggcgtggatgacacgtatacatcatagtggggcctacgcGGCTTATACACTACACTACCGACGGTGGTGGAGGTGTCACTATCGAATCCGAGTCCGGCCTACAGATTCAGCGGTCCATCTGGTTTGCGCAGTTAAAGGCCTACAACCTAGTCCAGGCCCATTTACCTCGTATAGACGTTGCGATCTGCCCTACCAGAAAAGCAAAGGGGCCCTACGTTCACATGGGTCCAAACGGTGTGGGgtacaccttgatgtttatgttccatccaaacccTCCATCAGATACTTCCACTTGGTTAGGATCAGAATCCAAACAAAAAACCctattctaaaactcaggtggaccacaccatcaggAGCAATGGGGAGCAGGCGTTCACCATAAAAAATATTCCAGATGCATGTGGGTCCTACGTGCTCTATATAGAccacccaatccattcatcagacacTGGATAAGAGTACGAATAGACATCGAAACATCAGGACATTTCacctctcatatgggccacaccacttgaatTTTGAGCTTTTGGGCATGATTTAACAACGTTTcctcttttgtggcccacctgagtttttgagcGTCGTCATATTTGTGATGTTGGGTGAACATGATGCGATGAACCAGATGAAAGTTTGGATTCTACCAAAGTGCACGGTTTGATCTTAAAGAAGCTCTGATGTCTATGAAATCACATACGCCCGGATGTATGTAATCTTTCTGCACCAGCTCTTGCCGTACGAATTTCCAAGTGAGGGCAGATGCGGACGGGAGCGAATGAAGTGAGACCCCGGTCTcatccaagacggtgcggcccttactgtggggcccaacttgatgtgtttattatgtatccacaccgtccatctgtttttccagatcattttagatattatacagaaaatgaagcagatcaaattatcaggtggaccataagaatttttaatggtaggttgtTCAATCAAAACTATTTCCCATAGTATGGTACACATGATATTTTGATCTTCTTTTTTCTGCGTAATTCCATATAATGATATGGAAAgacggatggaccgtgtggatacataatacaaacATTAAGGTGGTCCCCCACGGTAAGGGACGCACTGCCTAGGGtcaggccggggtctcacctaatccgctcccgatgCGGACGGTATAGGGAAATGATATGGTAGAGACGTTTCTATCGTAATATGATAGAGACCTCTATCAACCGTCCACATGGCTGAGGAGACGTTGGATGGTgaccgttcatctagtggggtccacacaaaaTCCTATCCATCGCTTCCCTTTTCTCTGCTGAAACTCGACCATTGAATAACGTTATGTCCTGCTGTCCGTTTCAATTCCACAAATTGGATTTGCAGGATCACCCAATTTATTCAATTTTCTCAAAAGTAGGCCATCcatagtaggacccaccaaaTTAACGGTCCCGATCGAGAATCTCCCCTGCCATGTGTATGGCAATTTGGGGCGGATGGTAGAAGGAGAGTAAAAAGATGGCCGAGCTTGAAGACAAAAACGAACTCACCAAGTCAACATGTCACATGTGTGAGAGATCGAGGATGTTGCGTTGGTGGGTCCAACCGGGCATGTGCTTTTCCCCTAAAAATCAGACCGCCCCATGCAAGTTGAATGTACACCGTCTGTTATCCTTTTCTGTATAGCTGTCCATTTCTTCGTACGTCTCTCCCGCCCAATAAATTTCAGCCAGAGCTTTTGAACTGCCCAACCAGTGTCCGGATCCGGCACACGAGTGCCACACGGGTGCATGTGTTGCTTTTGTCTTTGGCGCTTGCTGGAGCACCGGAGGAATGGTGTTGTGATGGACGGATTCCTTGCACGTGGGCCACAATCTctggtgatctagaccgttgatcttatAGTAGCCGCTGCAGATGGGAGAATGACAAAAACGATCCAAATTGAAAGATCCCAGCTGTTTAATATTGGCCGGTTTTATAGACAGTTGCTTTAATTTTCTTATTGATTGAAGGAGCAGAAATATTTCATCTTGGAGATTTTTGTGGAATCCTCCATCCACGTTACGGCCTAGTAAATGAACGCTCCGGATTTACAAATACGAGTTTAACGGAACAAGATACAAGCTACGATGCACCATGCTTCTGTAATTCttgaaacaaggaaaaaaaaaaaaaaggtcactgTGGACTAGTGTCCAACGGTACAACAGCATGTTCGATTTGCATCGTGGTCAACTCTCGtgtatgatgtgggtcccacgagCATGGGTGTCCTATTCCGTGATTCTTGCCATAAATGTCTAGTTTTTGTTAGTGGGCCACCTGGGTGAAGCAGATTCGACTGTTGAATGGTCTTTTAGGTGGACCACCTATGTCAGTACTAGTGGGGCTTGAAAGTTTGTAGTGGGATCATCGGTGAATAATTTCTATCGACcatactttaaaaaaaatttcaaattaaaatttaaaaaaatggagattcCTTGGACAATAGCTGGATTGATTGATgaagattttttggattttttaaggACCTTTTAGTGATTGATTTGACTTATTAATATAATAAACTTACAACTTACAATCTTATCTTATCGAAGCCTAAGTACTATTTTTGGATCTTTCTAATTGATATGAAGAATTTctttaggcccattggtgggccaTTGGATGTTTAGAGCCGTCCATCTTGACTAGACTATAAGATTAGCTTCATAGGCCACAAACAATGCTAGCCATTCATTCTATATAGATTTTTAGTGGTTAACATTCCGAGTCGGCATTTGAGGTGCTCTGCCCACAATGTTTCTTCTTCAGTCTCCTGCACGAGGATAAACTATAGCAGAACACGTCAGACATTGCATTAAGCTATTCAAAAGACCCGGTGTTCGGTCCTAAGTTTAGTAAGAACTCACCCGAGTCCGGGTTGAGCCAGGAGGACTGGCCCGAGTCTGACTCCGGGTTTCAAACTGGATTAGGTCTCACCGAGTCCATGTTAACTCcaatgagtcttaaaaccatgtttgGAATTCCATGAACAAGAACAAATTGTATTATTAGAAATTAAGTGGACCGTGTGTACATGGTTTATTTATCCATGTTGGGCCCTAATTGAAACTgggatgggcgtgatgaggttgatcactgtcttcctcaaacggataactactctgaatccatgatgCTTCTTTGGACTTCTCATAGAAATTCCTCCAATTCGTGAGtagagataaaaaataaaaataaattctaaataaattgaaaaaattgattgatgataaaattgagtttacaatcccttaaatagtgatatgaaccttggtaagaagtttcagaatcaaactctctaaaattgtgacttactataaatagtaaacttactatttatagatggtcataatTTCCACTGGACCTcatgatttttggccaaaaatagtatgtgccctatttggcttaaccatgctaTTCATCTAATCTTTTAAAGCACTTTTCaggttggacacaactcctaaagctcaaaggatagaGAGTTATCATCAAACTAAAACTtgttataaatattaaaaataaaaataaaatagattttccaCCATTCATCGGATGGAATATCATAAatttggtgtggtcaacctggCGTAATTGAgttgggtagctaaagtagcttctcctacccaaaatcatatatggtatgtcgaataactAATTTTAGTTTGCAAAATATGCATATTTTAAGGTTCTTACAGTCCGAATTACTTTgccttcgatcgggccttctctgtccatcttggccatgaaattgtcggTGATCTACTCTACACCACTTACTCATGATAAAGTGGATTTTAAGTTGATGAACATGGCCCACCTTGCAGACTAGGAGCTTCAGTTGTCCATCTTTAAGGTGAGTTATTACCATATGATATTTGCTTGGGCTCGGGTCGAAGAGTGTCTAGGGCTGACCCAATGCTAACAGCCGAGGCCAAGCTCCAACGAGATAAATGAACCAGGCTCGCTTGGGGCTGGGCCTACTGACCAAATTCCAAGCCTTCAATCTGTAGCCGCCGAGTTGGGACCATGGATTACCGACTTCTCCGAGTTGACTCAGAGTAGGTTGAGTCTGAACTAATTTTTGTAACACAAGTTACCTCATATCCCTGACTCAGATGAGTCACCTCATGATACACCCAAGTCGCTACTTGACTCGGGATCGGACAAGTCAGTAAGCCCCAAGACAGAAGACCAcgatcatgggcccacctgaaAGGTCTCCGTGTTGGCCCAAAACTCTTCCCAATGTGAACTGGAGTTGATCTGGGTCTTTATTAGGCCCGCCCAGTTACAACAAAGACCATGGCTCAGTATGTAATATGATGGACTAGAGAAGTTCATATGCCAGAAGGTCTATTCATCAGGTAGTGCCTTGGGAAAGGATGGAGaaggtccactcattaggtgggccaacaTTGGTCCACTTTTTAATGACATCGACTTTTTCATACACATGGCAACTTGATCATTGGgtcagtttgattttttattcaGAGCATTTTcaagatggcccaccatgatgtgtgatcaGATCTATTATTTTAAAGGAGAGCCTGACAACTCAAATTTCTTCCTAGAATGGTTGCCAGCCATTCGATGCTTTGCAAAATGGTATGATGATTGTTGTGTAGGCTGTAACAAGGACTAAATGGATcgacgggttggatttcttctccatggtgatctTACCACATTGAAAAGATCTTGtcctttgaaaaataaaaaaaatcaaaggcacACCActtggggtgtgtttggatgcactattcaaTTAAGTTACAATTGTTAATCTAATAAAATGGAAATGTCCGAATTGTAGGTACCTTCCTTAGCACTAACATTGAGTAGAATAAATTTTTGGGTTTTTTCTTCTTGAACATTTGCAATTCATTTCGTTTATGCATCCAAATGCATTCTTAATCAATTTTATACATTCTTTCTATTTCTTAATGAATCTCTAATGGCATTCCTAACCCCATCTGATCAACTGATATAGACCGTACATTAGTGGTGAAgtaaaaaatcacactaattggaCCATTCTAACCATCCGATAAACGCCTAGAAATGGAATGTTAGATTGTTCATTTAAAAGATTATCCAATCAACAATCATATACATTTATTTCGTTGGATCCATCGTGAATTGTTTATGAAGCGTCACTTTCATCAGGTCATCCTAAACGTCCCAACCATTGCTTGGAAAATGAATGGTTATAAAAGATAAGCCCATCttatggatggatttgatcacCCTATTGGTATTTTTTTATGGAATACCATGAAATGTATGTTGGgcctaatgaacagtccagattgatTGATCGATCAGGTGTCCTAGTGTCTCATTTGTACTCAACCCCACCACAATTTAAGAGAATCCAAATGAATGAGCATTGATAACATACACCCACAATATTTCTAGCCCTCCAATGCGACACCATGTTCACGAAATTCAACCTGTGCAACTGGCATGAAAATCTGGCCgatccacccatcaggtgggccatcccattGATTTCatatcatggcccacctgaaaagTGGGTCGGCCTGATTTTCGTGCTAGTTGATCATCGTGTTGTTTCCCACATTCTGCATGGCTTGGATGTATTGCGCATTCGATACATCAGCCGAAGAGACAGTGGTAAGCTGCTAAGCATGCAATGGTTGCATATAATCATAACTCATTTTTCTAATTACATACACACATCTTTTGAGTAGTGAAATGGATTTCCTAGCTTTCACAAGCATCAAACCACATGTGGATGTCACCCATTTCCTTACACAATTCAAGTCTGCATGGATCTGAGGTTTGGCCTTTTCCCATTACAAGTGGCTTTCAATAAGCCATCCTCCATGTCTTCACCAAATACAGTACAGACACGAGCACATGCCCATATGATGATGCTTCAGAAGGCATGCATTTGAGTTGCTTTTCATGTTACACTtgctcatgtttcctctcatagCATGATTTTAGCAATGAATTTGAAATGGGCCATCCTCATCTCCTCCATTGAAGCATTTCTTgatgaaaaaagaaagataaaaatattaaaatgatcAAATACCATCACCAAAATGGAAACACGTAACGTGCCTTTCTTTCTTTGGTAGGAGATATTGAGGGtgtgttatttcttttttcttttggtagGGGAACAAAATGCCTTTCTTTCTCATACATGgctttgaagagagagagagagagagagagagagagagagagagatccaaaatAAGATAACTTCTCATTATAGAATTTGGGcctagaaatgcatgcaaattgAGAACAGAAAATATGGCTTAAgtaaaaatgagggagagaagggtTTATAAAAAACTTCTCATTATAGAATTTGGGcctagaaatgcatgcaaattgAGAACAGAAAATATGGCTAAGTAAATATGAGCGAGAgaagggtttaaaaaaaaaaaaaaaaaactagggttGCATTTAGATCATGACCATCTCTAGAGTGGAGAAAAATAATTTGTGATGTTAGAATTTCTACTCCTAATGTAATCTCTAGAAGagaaaaacgaaaagaaaaaccCTAAATGATATGACTTTCGTTGTGGAATTTAAACttagaaatgcatgaaattgagaaAAGCTAACTTGGGTATAGTCAAAATGAGGGAGAAAAGGGCTTAAAAAAACTAGGGTTGCATTGGGTTCATGGGCATCTCTAGTGGATAAAAATAATTTGCGATTTTAGAATTTCTAATCTGAATAGATTCTCCAAAAAATGGGGTGGGTCTTTATTGATTTTGAAATTCTTCTGAGAGTAGAATTCTTAAAAAtcattaattatttttctagcaGCCCTAACCATGCAAAACAAAGCCAATTCAAAACAAATTCTCAGTAGAGAATTTAAGAAATTGAGGATAATGAAATGGGAAGTTTGTCATCCCACCAGCCTTCAGGATCCAAACTTTCTATCAGTTGGGTCACTGCTCACCTTAAGAATCAAATCAGACCAGGCAAGCCACAATCTACAAATTAAACAAGTCGAATgcaaaaacaaattttttttttctagccatccatttcttatGAACAAAACACTATGGCCTACTTGTGTAGTGAAATGGGTGATGTTTTAAGCAGAAGATctaaacaatgtggcccaccctgatggaaAGTCCCAACCTTAGCACGAGTCTTTATACTAGTAAACTTCATAAAAATCAGTGAACCAGTATCAGAAGAAGGAaaacctaataataataataaaagaggtGAAAGCTAAGCTTAAATAATATTTCATTTGTACATGCCAATATGCCATCAATATTATCATCTCgtgataggatttttttttgtttctttttttaatattgagATTTCTCTCCTTCACATTTCTaagaaattgaaaattaaaaaagagctGCTTGTAGATAATCTTACTTAAGATTCGAAAGCTCAAAAACGTTGGCCAGACGTCGCATGACATCGACCTGAGCTCTGAGAGACAGAATGTAATCTATAGTCTCATCCAACAAAGAGAATTCATCCATGGACTCTCCTCCTGGTATGATACATTTCAGCACTTGGGTCCTTTTCTTCACAATCCTCTTCGCGATTGCACTTGCTATCATCCGCCGGGGTGCACTCTTCCTTATCCTACGCTGGATGTAGCTCCTCTTCAAGATCTTCTTGCTCCTCACCATCTTGCACGCGACCGATCGGCCGCATGGCTTCTCTGTCATCCTCTCGAATTCATTGCCCAAGATGTGCCTCATAAGGGTCTTGTTCTTTTCTTGTTTGGAGACATCAGTAATTAGGGCTTGGCTCCATATGGCACCATTGCCGGCGAAAGCTAGTGCGACGTCCGACGAAAGCTTGATGGCATTCTTTCTTTCTGTAAGGCTCATGTTCTTGGAGGAAAAATCATCATGTTGGAGGCCCACCAGTAGTTTCTTGAGGAAGACTTTCTTGAATGAGTTTGAGACTTGCATGGCTGGAATGAAAATTGAGAAAGACTCACAAAGGAGGTAGAATTGCTTTCTATATGATGTGGGTATTGTTTGAAAGCATGGAATTTATATGGTTATCTTGTGCAATCTCAAGAGAGgagttcaaaacaaaaaaaaaaaaaaaaaaaaggaagataagCTATTGAGATGAAACGGGTGTTTGTTCAAATGCATGAAAAGTGGATGATTTTGATGTGTAATGGTAAAGAGTCCtagagaagagaggagaggaaggaGAGGTTTTGGATTGAAATGGGACCGTATGGTTTACTGGAATCTCATTCAAAGATGCAAGCTTCTTTATATGTTTCCTTAGCTAGGAGATGAGATGTTGGGAGGGGATGATATGTATGTGTGAATGCATGATATGGACTCTTCtttgttttttgtgttttttttttttaatttttcaattttgaaaaaaattgcaGTAGGGTGTTTGAAGGGTCTACTGAAGAATCAGATGCAccgaaaaggggagagagagagagagagagagagagagagtagaaaaaCCATTTATTTTCTCAAAGGGAGGTAGTGGGCCTTGAGAACAGACACACCACATGCAAGCACATGCTACGTATGGCCCACCCCCGTGACATGTAAGGAAGAAAAACAAACATGGTAGGctaaaaggaagaaatcaaatgaTAATCTAGCCTAGGAAATGGGTCTCGGTCTTTAGGGGTCTTTTCTTtcaaatactatatatatatatatatatatatatatatatatatatatatatatatatatatagagcgagagagagagagagagagagagagagagagagagagagagagagcatgctcacctatgcacctatacacgtgcgcacctttgcacacgtgtcatgagtgTTTAATTTGAATTGTCCATGTGAATTTTCACTCCGATCTAAGATTCTGGAaggctatagcaaagagaaattcaaatcaagggaagaaactatttgtatttttcatggcctaccgaagttttggatcaaagtaaaaattcgtaCTATGAGGTTTCATGagattctgcttcatgtggaccattcaaatttgtGAGACTCATCATATAtgatttctcaaaaaagtttATAGGTAGTATGTACAAACTGgtagcgtttccgtgtgtgtagctcatgggaacttcctatgaggtcgagctgtgtggcccct
Coding sequences:
- the LOC131217104 gene encoding transcription factor IBH1-like 1; protein product: MQVSNSFKKVFLKKLLVGLQHDDFSSKNMSLTERKNAIKLSSDVALAFAGNGAIWSQALITDVSKQEKNKTLMRHILGNEFERMTEKPCGRSVACKMVRSKKILKRSYIQRRIRKSAPRRMIASAIAKRIVKKRTQVLKCIIPGGESMDEFSLLDETIDYILSLRAQVDVMRRLANVFELSNLK